One Ictalurus furcatus strain D&B chromosome 22, Billie_1.0, whole genome shotgun sequence genomic window, ttttgcagattctgcacgGCGCGTGCAAACTTATCACCTCGACTGTACTTTCATTTTCCCTTCTTGCTTATTTTCCTCTGAAAGAACACATGCAGTTTAGTTCAACTAGCCTTAATAAATTATTAGTTGCAAGCGAGCAATATCAAAACAGGAAGAAAACAAATTTAATGAGGAATCCAGggtaataaattattatatttaaacactGATTTATCAAAGAATGTAACATTATAACATATGAAATGAACCATaatggggggcggggggggggggtgtgtgtgtgtcaaaagaCCTTCAACCATGACGTTAACCTTGTTTTCTATGCTCCGAACTGAATCTGGTAGcagttaacaacaacaacaacaacaacaacaacaacaacaagacacTACTATGAGAAAAATGTTGTCAGTAAGTTTGAAGATTTTGTGAGTAGCCCTGTCTATAAAGCCAGTGAGTCTTCGGATGACTTGCGTAACAAGCTCAATCAAATGTCTCTTAGAACTACTGATGTACTGGTCCAGTATTATAGCAGAGCTATGAAGTTGTTCTGCAGTCACTACAACATGACTGATTACAACATCAGGACAGGAGTTCTTCAGAGAACACTGTGTCTCCACCTCAGTCTGTACAAATTTCCACATCAAAGCAAACATTCTTAACAGTCCTGGCgaagttatatatttatttgtattgaacgctctgtttctgtgtgtgttgtcaggTCTCGCctggtacacacacagtgatgaaTTCTCTGGATATGTGGGACAGCATGCCTTTAACTGAGGTGTTATCCGATCTCCAGACGAATTCAAGCCTCCTAAACGTCTCCACCAGCAACACCACCAACCTCACCAGCATCACCTACTACCCGTACTACCAGCACTCGCTGCCTGTGGCAGCCAGCCTGACCGTGGCCTACCTCTTCATCTTCCTGCTCTGCATGGTGGGAAACGGCCTGGTCTGCCTCATCGTGCTGGAGAACCGGCGCATGAGAACAGTCACCAACCTGTTCATCTTTAATCTGGCCGTGAGTGATCTCCTGGTGGGGGTTTTCTGTATCCCGACTACGCTGGTGGATAATCTTATCACAGGTAACAGTTTGCGAATAATCCTAAATGTTAAATTACCATCGAACTTACCGTTGCGTAAggaattacaacaacaacaaaaaaaaaccccactgtgtTGTACTGTAAtacaaaaattataattaacagggtggtgtgatgaagcgtgGTTACGGTTACATGTcctgaagggttttattcctcttataacacacTATACTGTGGAGGGGCGAGGggtggcacggtggcttagtggttatcatgtTTTCCTGCACccctggggttgggggtttgattcccgcctccaccctgtgttcAGAGCTTGCACGATCTCCCTAtggtttgggggtttcctccggttctCCAGTCCTACCCCcccatccaaagacatgcattgtaggctgattgacatttataaattgtctgaagtgtgtgaatgagtgtgtgtgtgtgtgtgtatatatatataattgtgcaCTGCtataggttggcaccctgtccagggtgtcccctgcctccaGCCCAAATACCATAAAGGTAAAGgtttcataataaaaaaaacaaggggggggggggggggtaaaattACACCGACCCCTTAAATCTCATCATACCTGCTCAAAGGGAAACATAAtccattaatatattttttaagatGCTTTCTACCAGTGTGTCAATTCATGGAGAACTTGTGAAATATAAAGTGAGAGAATGGGTGAGGgaatgtgagacagagagaaacggCAAACTGCAGGTGTCACTTCCTGCTTTGTGTGAGCTGTGCGAATAATTTCAACACCATTATCCTAAAAAGAGCTACTCATCAAACCAATTCAAGGGCAAAAGCGCTCCAGAGAGATTGCACATGAATAGATGAAAAGCAGAAAGATTACCATACTCTATCTCTAATGCTCAGGTACTGCATTCAGAGTTACTTCATATCGTACCTCAAGCAACAAAGGTGAAAGACAAAAACGTGGATTCCTCCCATGTTCAGattttgttagcaacaatctAGCCACCAAACATCCGCAACGAGTGATGAATATTTTCCTCCTCTAAACGGCGAACTGCATAGTGAGTGTTATAGATTTAGCAAGCTAACGTGCTCGATTCAAAGCAAATActcatatatactgtagtacaggggttcccaaacttttccagtgCAAGGCCCCCCAATGGCATTATcgtttgaccgaggccccccttttgcaagatgtctttaaaacacattaaaaataaagacttctgaatatatctccctatttttaaaaattaataattacatcttacatctttacatcacattacattaggaattatatatatatataaatcatgtatttatttatttttgacaccaaattgttgaggcccctcgggcgccccctggcggcacCCAAGGGGGCCGCGgtcccccactttgaaaaccactgctgtagTACACTGTAGTACTGTACAgcaaaactcatttaaaagtaaagtgCTACGTTATTCGCTGTGAGCGGCCATTTTGAgttgacgtcacttgctgaactcggagtTGAGGACACCATCCCGAATTTCCAAGTTGATGGAGggttttccatgttttttttcctagtcCAAAGTCGGAAATTCCAAGCTTTCGTCGAAGGCAACATTACATcgtaaaaatatttgaaatttgCTAAATTTCcttgcccccccccctccccaccctaatcctaaccctgtTTTCTAAattcagaacaaaacaaaaaaaaacctaagttTGTAGGTAACCCACACTCATGGAATTATgcatagtcttttttttttttttatagcttaaTTTAgaaacctattttttttttttttttggagtttatGATAGAGTTTAAAGTTACAGATAGAGTTTATGATAGATTACACAGGAAAAATTACACGCAAAACATCAACTTCCAACAGTCTGTTCTGTAAAAGCCGTTTTCTCTGAAGAGAAACGTCTTcacatcaaaataaataaacaaacgttTCAATTATCATCCAAAACCTTTTTGGTTTCCTCGAGTCTGCAAATTTACGCACATTAAacgaaaattaaatgaaatttgcATACATTTCCGTAAGAACCCTTATTTGTCTAGCGCTGTAACTGGAAATATCAGATGGCTGATCCGTATTGTGTGATAACGCACAGAAACTTTCCTTTTTCAAACTTTTCAAAGCAGTTAAAGTGCAAAAGAACGGCGGAAAGAACGCGGCAGAATGAACTTTGATGAGGACTTTATATCACGTCATCACGGTTACGACTAATTATCATTCCGAGGCCTCGTGAATGAGCGGTCGTTCCGTTTAAAGCCACTTCAGCTTCAACATTCCTCCAAGAATATATCGACCGACTGGGTCTATAATGACCTACTAACTGCTATTTCCAAAGTTCTTGACTTTTTGGGGTATTGTTTCTCGTCACCGTAATTCACGTAACCCGAGAAATCGTTGAACAGTGATGTATGTTATAGAATGTAAAAAAGGGAGAACGTCAAGAGGTTAGAATTTTGAAAGTAACTTAAGGTTCACGCTAGTTGTGCGAAgcaggggtggaaaaaaaaggacCGTGAAATCACACTTCCAAAATATTTCAACCTAATGACCTTCTGGTCACAGAGCTTCATCTTCTGCATGTGCTACCACTAACCTTCAACTTCACTGAGCACCGTACAGACTTTCAGTCATCAAAGACGGCAGCGCTCGGCTAAAAGCACGACCACTACAACTCCACTTGGTATTAGACAGAAAATTGCGGACGATGTAGTGCGGAGCGAGCCGCAGCTGGTGAATCATTGTGCGAGTGTCTGGCTATTATTAGTATGTCTTTATTAGAAGTGAAGGCAGAACTTCCTGAGTGCAGTCTTCATTGTCTGCTTGCTAGCACGTGCAGGAACACGTGCCTCTGCCTTCTGCCTCATCGCAGTCCGGATCACGACAACTTccggaagggaaaaaaaataaaaaaataaaaataagtagaTTCGTATTCTCAGGAAACAAAATCCGCCCTTCGTGTCTGGTGATACAGTTTCTTTTTTCGTTTCCCTCAGGTTGGCCCTTCTCAAACACGGTGTGCAAGATGAGCGGTTTGGTGCAGGGAATGTCCGTCGCAGCCTCCATCTTCACTCTAGTGGCCATCGCCGTAGACAGGTTTGTCCTGGCAGGCTTATTTCCTGCCTGTTTTGCtcgataataaaataatcaatggtTGGATACGAGGATAAAAGAGGAGCCATGGCGCCTCCTAATAATTGCATCTTACTGATATAACACGTCCCTTCCATCTGAAAGCTGCATCATCAAAAGGCTTTCATCTacataaaagaaatatttataataagcaaaaaaaaaaaggataatttTGTTTGTATGCGTCACCGGGTTCCTTTTTTTTACACCGTGTTTGTTCCCTTTCAAGTTACCTACTGATTAAAAACAACTTGTTAAAAGTGTTGAATAGATTGGAAATATAGAGAGGAGCATACGGAGAAAGTAAAAATAGTACGGACTTTGGCGGTGGTACGTACGGCGGAGATGAAAAATCTACACACCCTTTATAACATTACCAAAACACACCATGTGAGATCTTTTTATAGCTTTGATGTGATACAGCAACCTACACAATTCAAATGAAagacaatgttttgtttttttgtttgtttgggggggagggataaaagaaagaacttacaataacctggttccGTTCATTAGTGTccacaccccttaactaatactttgttaaaaaCACCTTCTGCTTGTTATAGAGCACTCGGTGTTTTTGGCTAAGAGTCTACCAACTTAGCGCGTCTAGATTAGGCAATTTTATCTCCCTCTTCCTTGCAGAAATGATCTGTCCAGCTCTGTCAGATTGCGAGTGAATCTCCTGTGCGCAGActtcttcaagtcattccatagggTTTTTTGATAAGATTTAGATCTGAGTTCTGGTTgagccattccaaaacattgatcATCCTCTGGAGCCATTCTGTTGTTGATTTGGATCTGTGctttgggtcgttatcatgctggaaagtgactttttttatatatatatatattttttttaatctacatctgtctaacagaggcctgaAGGATTTGTGCAAAATagtttggtatttggagctgtacatcattccctccatgttgactagagccccagtcccagctgaagagaagcagctctGTAGTATGATGCCACCGCCACCATACTTCACtgttgtttttgcaccaaataTATCTTTTAGAGTTATGACCAAAAGGTTCTACCCTTGGTCTCGTTAGACTAGAACATATTttaccacatggtttggggtgatttaggaTTTAGGCAAGCTTGAATTTGGAAAGGGTTTTCcttctagccaccctaccccataaccCATAAACTTGTGAAGAATAGGAGAGATTGCTGTCACATGCAGCGAGTGACCAGAACTttccagatattcctgcagctcctttaatgttgctgaaaACTCTTGAGGAGTTTTCTTCTTGCTCTTTCCGGAATTTTTGGAAAGACGTCCCGTTCTCGGTGGTGTCACTGCGGTTCTCCGtcttctccacttgttgatgacgGACTTCGCATTGTTCCACGGTACATCTGACGCTTTGTAAATTCATTTGTAAGCCTCTCCTGATCGATGCCTATTGACAGCGAGATCacgtacatgctttgtaagctcttcaGCTTCAGCGGTCGGAAGAAACAAAGATGAAACAGCTTATCTTTATTTGGGGATAATCAAAATCACTTAAATGATGACAGCTGCATGATTGAATTTCTTTTGAACATGAGGGTGAATGGAATTAGTTCATTCAGAGCACAGTCATACGCTCCAGTATTAAAGGGTGGGCACGCTTGTACACCAAGGTTATtgtcaatttttttctttttctcttttaacaCCAGAAGTGCTTACTTTCACTTCCTATTCCTATCTGCTTACTATAAAGTAGCACTCACACCAAGCAtctgagggagaaaaaaaatgtcactatCATTTTCAAGGGTTTTGAATGGTACAATTCTCTGTATTCATAAGAATGTTGTAGAAGAACATCAGTTCCAATTAATCTTGAGTGCATCTTATAATTCCTTTTAGGTTTCGCTGCATCGTCTACCCTTTCCAGCCCAAACTGACCTTGCTAGTTGCCAAGGTGACCATAGCGATGATTTGGGTGCTGGCATTGGTGATTATGTGCCCTTCGGCGGCAACGCTGACTGTGGAGCATATCAAGCATCACTTCATGGTACACAACCTGGATTACAACCACACATACCCACTCTTGTCTTGCTTCGAGAACTGGACCAACCCTCACATGAGGAAAGTCTACACCACAGTCCTGTTCGCCCACATCTACCTGATCCCACTCACAATCATCACGCTGATGTACGGCCGCATCGGCGTCAAGCTTTACACCACATCGGTCATTTCTGTGAATGAGCAACAGGAAAGTGGCGGGGGTCAGAACGCTGCCAGACCGCTTATCTCGCACAAAAAGATCAAGGTCATCAAAATGTTGATTGTGGTGGCCCTTCTTTTTACCCTCTCTTGGCTCCCCTTATGGATCCTCACGCTCTTGACGGA contains:
- the npffr1l2 gene encoding neuropeptide FF receptor 1 like 2, translating into MNSLDMWDSMPLTEVLSDLQTNSSLLNVSTSNTTNLTSITYYPYYQHSLPVAASLTVAYLFIFLLCMVGNGLVCLIVLENRRMRTVTNLFIFNLAVSDLLVGVFCIPTTLVDNLITGWPFSNTVCKMSGLVQGMSVAASIFTLVAIAVDRFRCIVYPFQPKLTLLVAKVTIAMIWVLALVIMCPSAATLTVEHIKHHFMVHNLDYNHTYPLLSCFENWTNPHMRKVYTTVLFAHIYLIPLTIITLMYGRIGVKLYTTSVISVNEQQESGGGQNAARPLISHKKIKVIKMLIVVALLFTLSWLPLWILTLLTDYGGLDQEELEFLAGYVFPFAHWLAFSNSSVNPIIYGYYNENFKRGFQAVCRTHSCCCCCFIMPTGSRRVHRPGREDRREVVANSNSMPFGARNRVYTDGNLKNSRASMDEGQKRAGCRLSSSASMDDARSEMAIQTKGVASQKGLQMEDLEKISPIGMTVSQAWDQ